One Candidatus Nanosynbacter featherlites genomic region harbors:
- the xerA gene encoding site-specific tyrosine recombinase/integron integrase, producing MFVSEALTDFLEHLEIEGGRSQNTIRNYSLYLERFIEFAGDIEVVKITSEMIRRYRLWLNRYKNDNDGKELSILTQSYHLIALRGFLTYLSRRDIPSLSADKIILPKTVRKQVTFLQYDEVVNLIDNIPLDSEQGLRDRAIIELLFSSGLRVSELVNLNRDHINLKRREFMVRGKGQKDRPVFVSQHAAEHVENYLQARQDSLPALFLNYSRRSTKPTTSGDYRRLSARSIQRMISHYARLAGITKHVSPHTMRHSFATDLLMNGADLRSVQSLLGHSSISTTQVYTHVTDQHLKDIHERFHSDTSQ from the coding sequence ATGTTTGTATCAGAGGCACTAACTGATTTCCTGGAGCATTTAGAGATAGAGGGCGGTAGAAGCCAAAATACCATCCGAAACTATTCGTTATATCTGGAACGATTCATTGAATTTGCTGGCGACATAGAAGTAGTAAAAATTACATCAGAGATGATTCGGCGCTATCGCCTGTGGTTAAATCGTTATAAAAATGACAACGATGGCAAAGAGTTGTCAATTTTAACACAGAGCTACCACTTGATTGCGCTGCGTGGCTTTCTCACCTATCTGTCGCGGCGTGATATCCCCTCATTATCTGCCGACAAAATCATCTTGCCGAAGACGGTTCGCAAACAGGTGACTTTTTTACAATACGACGAGGTGGTTAATCTGATAGACAATATACCACTAGACAGTGAGCAAGGTTTGCGCGACCGAGCAATCATCGAGCTACTCTTTTCCAGCGGGCTGCGCGTGTCGGAGCTCGTTAATCTCAATCGAGACCACATCAACCTCAAACGACGAGAGTTTATGGTGCGTGGAAAAGGCCAAAAAGACCGACCAGTGTTTGTTTCACAACATGCCGCTGAACACGTCGAAAATTACCTACAAGCTCGTCAAGATAGCCTGCCTGCCCTTTTTCTCAACTACAGTAGGCGATCAACCAAGCCAACCACATCAGGCGATTATCGTCGCTTATCTGCACGCAGTATTCAACGAATGATCTCACACTATGCTCGCCTAGCGGGGATAACTAAACATGTCAGCCCACACACTATGAGACACAGTTTTGCTACGGACTTGTTAATGAACGGCGCTGATTTACGCTCAGTTCAATCACTCTTGGGTCATAGTAGTATATCCACTACTCAGGTGTATACGCACGTCACTGACCAACACTTAAAAGACATACACGAACGCTTTCACAGCGATACTTCTCAGTAG